The genome window TGATTAGTCTCACACCCTCTGCAATTGTGTGGGTTTTCTAACATGTTTTTGCCAAAAGATTTTCAACTGGGGATAATACAACTGCTTATAAAGAATCCTGACAGGATGGGTTCTAGCAAGACCATCTTATACTGAAGAAATGGAATAGTTTAGATATTAAAAGAATCAATTTAGAAATAAACtcttctgagccacagtacaatTCTCAGGTGAACGatcatttcttccaagttttgttttgttttgttttgttttttttctccccatacTGCCCTTGCCCTGGAGATATGAATTTTCTTGTCCCTTAAACAATTTGAAAACCTAAAGAAATCACCTAATACAAAGACTCTGAATTTACTCTTGAAAACATTAGTCTATTGATGTCAAGAGTAAGGTTATAAAAATCATAGTTAGCAGAAGTTAACAGGTTTGAACCTCTATTGGGAAGGTGGTATTCTTTAGACATTGTAGTCAATGTGATTAAAAGACATAGTTCTTTTAATCTGTTCTCTAGAGTACTTATAATCTAGGAGTATCAACAAGAAGTACATAGATATGGtaacaaaaaacccccccaaaaactAATACTTAATATTCAGATTTTAAGACCCATCACCAGGATTCaagagaacatatttttattgtgtttttaataatgtattaaatGCTAAAAGATATAGCGTGGTATTTTATCACAACCACATGCTGTGGTTTTGAAACATCTGCATATATTGGAAAAATTATTGGTCCAGGGGCCCCTATTGTGgtcatacattttttaatgtatgacCAAACAAATTTAAGAAGTGTGCACTCTGGAGGATCTAAATAATCAGCCAGGCTTAAACTTGTCCTCTCCTCTATAGAcaaaaaaatagtcaaaagaaTCATCAATCATCTAAACAAGTCTTTATGAACCTAGTGTATATTTACAGATCAAGAACCTGTTTCTTTGAAGCTCAGAGAGAATTTTCATTAGAATCTGACATTCCATTTCAGGGGATTGATTGACTGATTATACATTTTGCTTGATTATACATCTGCACGTACTTGTTTCCAGAAGAAAGACAACATGGCATAGCTAATCATGGGATCATGTCCCAGTTAGGAGCTGTGTAATCCTGGGCAAGATACTCATTTTTCTGCTCCCGGTCTAGAgtgataaatgtaaatataaaatgaaaggcTTAACTGGATCATTCCTAAGTGCCCTTTTGGTTTTTACATCGTATATTCTATTCATCTCCCCAGACTTATAATATCACTGAGATCTacatattcatttgttcatctgtccatccttccaataagtatttattatgaCTTACTACATACTAGGTGCTATTGTAGATACTTGGGATGGATTGATGAATAAGATCAACAGGTACCTGATTTTAAAGCTGATGTTATAGTGGGGTAgccagacaataaacaagtaaataaataaaccggATAATTTCAGACAATGATAAATACTTTCTCTCAGGTAATATGATAGAAAATGACATGGGGTGTACTTTGGATTGAGGGGTCAGTGGTCACTGAAGAAGTAAGAAGCAATCATGTGAAGATCTGAGAGAACATCCCAGGTGAAGAACCAACAAATTCAAAGCCCAGGGGACCAGTTGCTTATGTTTGAGGAATAGAAAGAAGAGAAGTATGGCTGCAGTGTAGTGAATGACTGGTATAAAATGGTGTTAGAGAGGTAGGTAGGTCATGCAGGTCATGGAAACCAGGCTaaggatttggattttattctaagtgagaTGTATGTTTTATAAGCAGGGCAATGACACTATCTGTGAATGTTAAAAGATGATTCTGGCTTCCCTGAGGAGAATAAATGGTAAATGGGCAGGAGTGAGAGCAGAAAATTAGGAGACTCTTGTAGTCCTACAGAGAGATGATGCTGGTTTGGCCCAGTTGAACTTTAAGTGCAGGAGTAGTGGATAGACTCTACCAGACATAAAACAGAGGTACAGGAAATTAGCCCTTCTTCCTGTAGACAGATTTTAATAGGATCCTGTGAGACTCAGTCTGTAGTGATCATGAAGTATCTAGCTTCATGTGGTTGCCTGCTTCCATTACACTTCCCTTGCTTGTTGCTAGCGGCACTTCAACCTTAGATTGAACCCAGAATCTTTTATGCACCCAAGAAGTTGTATGACCTTAGACAAATAATCTAACCTGTCTGGGTCTTCAGTTGTCTGAACAAAAGAATTAGGCTTGCTGTATAATTTCTAAGTTTACCAGGTCTGATTGTTTATGATACTGGGTGGAGGTTGAATCGTGTTACAGGAAATGTGAAGGAGAAGGTGTTTATGGGGCTCTGAAACATGGACAGTGTCTATGAGCGTTTACGGGCACTGGAGATGGAGATGGGATGTTAGGGAGGGTGAGGAACATATCAAAGACTGTGAGAATGGATATTTTGGAggatggtttttttaaaagattttatttatttgacagagagagagagcacaagcagggggagtgacagaggcagagggagaagcaggctccccgccgagcagggagcccgatgcggggctcgatctcaggaccctggaatcatgactcgagcagaaaggcagacgcttaacccactgagccactcaggcgtcccaggGAGGATGATTTTATATTAAGAGGtggtatgtgaaaaaaaaaaatttaagctgagagaaaggaaaaaagaacaaggagaaagaaattggTGAGGGGAATACTCACAATTTTTAACTTCCAGTATGGCAGAAGAACAGACCAAACATATCTGATACTCAATCAAAACAAACACTGGCTATAAAAATTGGTGCTAGGGATACCAGCACTCCCTGTTGAATGTTAGATTTGGAGATGAGAATATCCAGGGAGGGTGGAGAAAAGATTCTGTTTCTGCAGTTATAAGAAACTAATATATTCACGTTTTCCTTACATTGTCTGCTGATCCACTAAATGCTTTAGCCATGGGTATAGAAATGATCCCCTTTGATACTATTTTTTTCACATGTCATCAAAGGCTAAGGAGCATTTGTAATTAGGTATTTGAGAATATCTGTTCTACAGGTACCAAGGTAATTATGAAGTAATTGATTCAATATCATACCTGGCTCCTTTAATTGAAAACATTCAAATTGCAGACTTAGAGTTGTCAAATGGTTTTCCAGATGAAAAGCTTAAGCATTGGGTATGTAGGGACATAAGTCAGGTGTCTTATCACtacatttcataataaaaagctcACCTGggaagtttttattattttatttaaaaaaattttttttaaagattttatttactcatttgagacagagagatacagagagagagcatgaacgggggagaggcagagggaaggaagaagcagactccccgctgagccgggagcccaacatggggctcgatcccaggacctggagatcatgacctgagtcgaaggcagacgctttaccatctgagccacccacgtgcccctcacCTGGGGAAGTTTTtagattaaatatgaaaaaaggaaCAAGTCACAGCGTCCAGCAGAAATGAACTTGGAATCCCCAGTTACTCCTCTCATGTCAATGGCACACATCCTTGGCGCTATCACTCAAGAAAGACTTAGGTAGTCTTCTTAGCCCTACCTAAATACTTTTACAGGGAATGTGAATgtctcattcattttcatttctcctgactCCCTGGAATCCCCCAGTAAGATGCTGGGACTGAGAGAATTatggaaacaacaacaaagtaataGCTCTCTTGGTTGTTTGCAGTCTcctctggatatattttgatcCTGGATCCCTAGAGAGTAAGTGTTGGAAAGAATTTTATGTTTTGGTCTCACTTCTTTATTTCCCAGAGGAAGAGGCTGAAGTCCAGAAGGGTACCAAAGTCACAGACTTGCTAATGGCAAGACCAGAATTTTCCTCACGTTTTCTTGGGAATCACCACATTGTACTTCCACTACTCTGCACTGCTGACTGTTATATTTCATCTTGTGTTGGGTTACGGGTCATAGTGTGGGAATGGGGCGGAGAAGGGAAGCTGCTAACAAAACATCTTCAGAAACATAAGACAGGGCATCTCTATGTGTTTACATGGTGGCCACAGTCACTTTTGCTCCAAGATCTCTTTGTGGTTTACTTGCTGTCATTCTAAAGTCCTTGGGAAATGTGCTCTGAACATTTCTAAAGAAACTGAGAACGAGCCCACTGATTTTATCATTGGCAGCAGGCTGTAGAGACATAAACATCAGAACGACAGTCATGCAACATAATTTACTTTCAGGTAAATAAGTCCCCAAGCAAAAACACCTTTCCTTTGAATATAATGTAGACTACACCTATGCTCATGCTAtcaattctttcctttttgccttttgccTATGTtgtttcctctatttttaaaatgaaacaagtgttattttccttctgtatAATTTTGTATTCCAGAACAAAACATCTACACAGAAAAGTGAacataaatatacaatttaaTGAATCATTATAAAGCATACTACCTTACTCCCATAATCACCACAgctcaagaaataaaacattgtcaGCACCTAGAAGCCTTTCCACCCCTGTGTTTTCCTTCCTGATTCCAACACTTCCTTCCCTTTATCCCAAATCATTAGGTTGCATTTTTGTGTTGTCCATTTAGGTTATAtattgtttctattcttttagtCATTATGCAAGAAATAACATGCATGCTTCACTTACTGAAGTTTCTCGTTACATATacctttactatttttcttttttactttctattgtTAATGCTGAGACATCACCTGATGGTCTAATAGTTCCTTCTTTGAAGGTCATCAGTCTCTTTTCTATGGCGGCTCTTAGGACTTTCATTATGATATGTCTAGAcgtgcatatttaaaaaatttgcttgTTATTTGTTAGGATTCTTAAATCTGGATGAGGACtgcatttcaaataatttttccaacCTAATTTTCTAGTTCACCAATTCTCTCTTTAGCTCTAATAtgctttgaggggcgcctgggtggctcagtcgttaagcgtctgccttcggctcaggtcatgatcccgggatcctgggatcgagccccgcatcgggctccctgctctgcagaaagcctgcttctccctctccactctccctgcttgtgttctctctctctctgtctctctctctgtcaaataaataaataaaatcttaaaaaaaaaaaaaaattataatatgctTTGAACCTATCCATCGAATTTTTAATCATAGTTACTATGGTTTTTTACCAGTTCTAGTTGATTCTTTTTCAAATTAGTTGTTTTTAGTTTCctgtgctttgcagatattatTACAAGTTTGTCTTTTATTGCCTTAAATGCAGTAAGCTCAATTGTTTATTTTGGGGGTCTgataattcaaatatataatttgggGGGGTTGTTTCTGTAGTCTGttgtttctattgttttgtttccttgcatgtcattgtttttaaatattatttgcagATAGGATTTGAGGCCTAGGATGTAAATCTTTTCTTCCTGGAATAGTTGCATTTTTACTATCAAAAGCCTAAGGGTAATAATAATCCAAAATTACCTTAAACAAAATTCGAGGATTTAGGTTTTCTGGACCATTGAAGTGATTTGAAAGTGAGCTATAATCTGCAGGAGGCTGGTTTCTTCTGGCTTAACTGTAGTGCAAGAAGGAAACCCTTTGAGATCCCAACTTATTGAGGGAGGCTCTTCCAGGTTTCTTGCTTTGCAGACTCTGGGAGTTGAGACATATAAACAAAAGCTTGAACCTGGCAGAACAGCGAATgctctcagagtaaaagccacTTCTGAGCTCTGCTCATCTCTCTGGGTTCTGGTTCTTCAAATTTAACCTACCAATTTCTCCTCTTTGTGAAACCTCATTAAGCCTTTTAATAATACTTTTAGACCCTTTTGTTCAGCATTTTTGGTTGTTTGGTGTGGGAATTTGTTTGGATCTGGACTGCCATAACTGAAAAACTAGAACACTTGTACATATTTTCACAATCAAACCCCAAGTGGAAACTCTATTTCCCTTGTAATCTGAGAGCCATAAATTAAAGCCTACAGATATTAAGGAGAATAACTGTgctaaatcttaaataaaatcaaGGCAACTAGTGCAAGCAGAGTTGTGGCAAATGAATCCACCTGCCTAATGCTAGTCCTCTCACAGATGGGAGTTCTTTCAGAAAGCGATATggtaacacacagtgttataatCATGTTTAAACATTGTGGCCACACGTCATAAAagcaaaatgctaaaaataaccataatattCAACCTTAGTGGAAGGCTTTAacaaattatatgttaatattatgTCCTaatatataatcattaaaaagGATACTTGTGATGACTATGTAAAAAATGGAACATTTATGATATACCATTAAATGACAAGAGCAGAACACAAAGTAATGTGTTTGCTATATAAAGCATATGTCTGGAAGGTAAAGAGCAAATATATGCAAATAGCATTTCTATTTCACTGTAGGGCTGggcaacttttttttccttaaacattcATTATACTTGTTATATACTCTTTTTAGGAATAAAGGGAGATTtcaaaacataagcaaaaaaCTGTCATGCTAATAATTTTCCCAAACAATTTCAGTGAGAAacttttatattaaagaaaaggaaaaaaggaaagcagagagcagTTTGAATTTATAATCCAGTAGCTCAGAATATGCAACTAGCTAAaaccttttccattcttttttcatgtgACCCCTATGTAGTTTTCAAAAACACCTTTGGCTTGCTGTAAgcttaaaatttattgaaaaaaaagaagaagaaaaagtatacaaaaatctGGGGCCTTACTATTGTCATCAGACCTTGATTCAATTCTCAATGGATCAGGTTCAGAAAAGACATATTTCTATCATTTGAAAATGATTCATCTGCTGTTTTACTCTCTGGCAGGAGggtataatgtaaatatatatttatatataatcagtCATTTTTAGTTTAagctatttttcactttttaattttttttcctaaactacATTATTTCCCAAATCTCATCCGAAATTTTCCTTTGTTTGACTAAGTGCTAATTCTCcttcaatttcaattttaaaatcaaaagggCATTATTTGATTCTGTAAACAAAAATAGAACCCCACCACCTTTATTTGAACAGTACTCCTTTGTTAGCATTAATTAGGATGgtttacaatatatttatttgtttaccatCTGTCTCCAATATGAAAGGGCAGGCAACATCTCTGATTAtactatgtaaatatattatttattacaaattatatattcatatataacaaGCAAATTTCTgtgtaggctttttttttaagggcacagttttattttttgtcatgttctttttttgttgttgttgttaaagattttatttatttgacagagagagacacagccagagagggaacacaagcagggggagtgggagagggagaaacaggcttcccgctgagcagggagcccgatgcagggctcgatcccaggaccctgggatcatgacctgagccaaaggcatacgcttaactagggagccacccaggcgccctatcatgTTCTTTTGGTTGtgaaattctttcattttggtGCAATAGAGGTGACTGTATGAAAAGAAGAGATTACTTGTGTGTTTAAATATAATTACTGGAGTAACATCTTCATAAAATGTCACTTTcgctttgttttcttcctttttatccaGGAGAAATCAATGATTCTGCCAAGTCTGAGATGTTTACGTTTCACAATGGAGGTGTACAAATTTTATGCAAATTCAGTGATACTGTCTGGCAATTTAAAATGGAGTTGCGGAAAGGGACGGAAGTACTCTGTGATCTCACTAAGACAAAGGAAAGTGGAAACACAGTGTCCATTAAGAAACCAAAATTCTGTCAGTCTCAGTTATCCAATGACGGTGTCTCCTTTTTTCTGAACAACTTGGACAGTTCTCACGCTAGCTACTACGCCTGTGAACTGTCAATCTTTGATCCTCCtccttttcaaaaaaagaatattagcagAGAATATCTGAATGTTTATGGTAAGACATTGTTTTCATCTTTCAGACTCGAGTACGTTTgtattttaatgacttttctcACTCatgaaaacaagcaaataagTATCTTTTGTAGAGTTCGCTTTGGTGCAATTGATGACGATCATTGATTATGAAAATATGCAAGGGatcatttattaataataataattaatattaatcagTAATATGCAATTTGATCATGCAGACTGCTATGTTAGAAATAGATCATGTTGTCTTTAAAACGCATATGTCATTAGAGATCAGGATAAAAATTAAGACTAATTACCCAAATCCATGGCCTAACGGCCATTGCCTCTATTCACATAAAGTTTAAGGTTTTGGTTTGTGGAATGAAAGGAGATGATTGAAAATAAtagttttagggcgcctgggtggctcagtcgttaagcgtctgccttcggctcaggtcgtgatcccagggtcctgggatcgagtcccacatcgggctccctgctcggcaggaagcctgcttctccctctcccactccccctgcttgtgttcctgctctcgctgtctctctctctgtcaaataaataaataaaatcttaaaaaaaaaaaaaaaaaaaaagaaaataatagttttatacCATTACTATCCCTACTTACTTTTCTACCAAAATATGgacaaaaaaaaagtcccttctATTAACCCCATTTGTAAACATTATGTGTGCAGAGAGTCTTTTAGGTTTTAGCTTTTAAGTTCTTGCTGTAGTACAGAGATGACGTTATTTACAATTTATTGGATTCCATGATTGTAATGAAGCCAAGCTCCATTTGattaaatcacttttttaaatttggtaAGAGAACCTGTGATTCAGCACTGAAAGAGGAGATTTGATTCTCTCAGTTTTCCCTTAACATGTTTCTTTTCCAACCCAGAATCACAGACTTGCTGCCAGCTGAAGTTCTGGCTACCCATAGGATGTGCAGCTTTTGTTGGAGTCTATATTTTTGGATGCGTATTTCTTTGTTGGCTTACAAAAAAGGTGAGCGATGTCTATTTTTTCTTGCACTTGCTTTACTGAAGAATATCAGTAGTTATTTACTCACCAAAACACATATCGCTCTAGCCAGGGTAATTTGATTAACAGACAGACGATTTCTTTTCCACAAGATATGCCTACTAATTAAACTACTAACTTGGCAGAgaagcttatttattttacagctgCTTCAGTCTAAAAAAGGATTTGATGGCTTACAGAGAGagctgttattgttattattcaaaAAAGATAAGGGAATCGGGgccaagaaaacacaaaaaggcaGGACGAAGattgaaacataaaaatagacGCTTCTGCTTTCTAAGAATTATTGCATGCGGGCTGCACATTTGATTTTAAGTTTCCAGAGTCAGGGCAAAGAGGAAACAATCCGTTTTATGTTTCCCTCAACTTGTCGATTAAACAATCAGTGAGAAAGTCTTATAAGCTGCCAGCAGCAGCTGAGAAGGAAATGGCCAGCTTCTTCCTATGGTAAGTTGCTAGGGCTCTGTTTTTAAAGaacactaatataacactgtatgtaaactaactgaaattaaaattaaaaactttaaaatttaaaaaattttaaaaatttaaaaaatttaaaaaataaagaacaccaCAAAAAAGCTAGGGAGATAACTTGACAATGACAAAACAATCTTTCTGTGCTGGGggattttcttttcagttgttcACAATACAGATTCTCAATGAAAGAACTCACACCATTCTGCATATTACACAAGTATGCTAATACCCAAGTATATCCACAGTGTGATCATTGGCCAGACCGTGGGTATATCTGTGCCAGGATGGAATTtggtaagaaagagaaagaaggaagacagtGAGATAGGGCCCATGATTGAGATCTACAGAGGaaggaacaataaaaacaaaaatgaggaaggaaattcGGCAGAAGCCTCTTTATTTAAAGCCCTTTTCATATTGTTCTCCTACTTAGCTGCAAGTCAGGAGCCTGAGCCGTATCCTAACACTTTTGTCACATACCACTTCAaccaagaagagaaaacagtaaaaaaaaagaaaaaaaaaaaaaaaaagaccagggaTGGAGATAAGGAAGAGCAGATGACAAACCATATTTCTgacttttcttccagaaatatcGATCCAGCGTGCATGACCCTAACAGCGAGTACATGTTCATGGCAGCAGTGAACACAGCCAAAAAACCTGGATTCACAGGTACTGCTCCATCTGGGGCTTTGGGCAGAGCAGAGTGTTTTTCACCTTAAGCCTGGAATTTTCATGGTTTATTTTAGAGGAAGGGCAAATGTCTCTAAGGCCCAATTTTAGATTTTTCCATGAAATTCTGAACTTTCACTTTAAGTTTATACTCTGTGCAGTACattgaaaacaaacaataagTCTGTAAgccactattaaaaataaacaagcaaaagaTTCATAAGCCACTATTGTATCTAGGCAGTTTTCCAATCACTGTTTCAAAAACTGGGATGATTCTAAGTCTTCCTTGGTAAGAAGTTCTTTAAGTCACCTGATGAACATTTATTGGCTATCAGTGAAGTGCAAATTACTGAGCGAGGCATGGGAGATACACAAACATGTGGAGGAGGGTTTTGGACACAGATTTGGAAGAGAGATCTGGGCCGGTGCTCCCCAGTGGAAAGAGGAGTCGGGGAAGCTAGTATTATTCTGATGAAAAGAAGGTGCAAGGTCAGAGAGTCTGGATGACTGACTGCACAAGGCCAGTTAGGTGTGACTTTGACTTTTTCCATTCAGAGTGAATATTGTCAATTCAAGGGTTGTTAAGCTGAGGAGCATCTAGAAAGTTTGAAGCATTCCTTGTGGAAAATTTGTAAGGCTCATGCCTTTGAGATGAAGAATGTAATAAGACAGAAGCCCCTGAATTTTTGCCACCATTCAGTGGTGAAGGACTTGTATAAATGGGATGCAAACAGCATCTGTAATCATGGACTTAAAGCATGGGAAAGGAGTTAATGCTCCTCAGGCTAACTCCTCATTTTTTTGGTGAGAGAAATTGATGCCCAGGGCGTTCAGTGATTCCTTTTGCTCCCTAGAGGTTTCCTACCATAGCTTTGTCACTAGCAAAGAACGTGTGTTTCATGGCTTTActattgaaaacaacaacaacaacttttcatctc of Halichoerus grypus chromosome 4, mHalGry1.hap1.1, whole genome shotgun sequence contains these proteins:
- the ICOS gene encoding inducible T-cell costimulator isoform X1: MKSDLWYFLLFCFQVEALTGEINDSAKSEMFTFHNGGVQILCKFSDTVWQFKMELRKGTEVLCDLTKTKESGNTVSIKKPKFCQSQLSNDGVSFFLNNLDSSHASYYACELSIFDPPPFQKKNISREYLNVYESQTCCQLKFWLPIGCAAFVGVYIFGCVFLCWLTKKKYRSSVHDPNSEYMFMAAVNTAKKPGFTGVPHNLELCGTQA
- the ICOS gene encoding inducible T-cell costimulator isoform X2, with protein sequence MNSSMGEINDSAKSEMFTFHNGGVQILCKFSDTVWQFKMELRKGTEVLCDLTKTKESGNTVSIKKPKFCQSQLSNDGVSFFLNNLDSSHASYYACELSIFDPPPFQKKNISREYLNVYESQTCCQLKFWLPIGCAAFVGVYIFGCVFLCWLTKKKYRSSVHDPNSEYMFMAAVNTAKKPGFTGVPHNLELCGTQA